One genomic region from Neisseria weaveri encodes:
- a CDS encoding protein MIGRI, whose amino-acid sequence MIGRILRIAFFVALIVLIVNRLLGRQRKQGIHDVVRTSAWVLLAASALALGWYMWFAQ is encoded by the coding sequence ATGATAGGCCGTATTCTACGCATTGCTTTTTTCGTTGCTTTAATCGTATTGATCGTAAACCGTTTGCTTGGCCGCCAACGCAAGCAGGGCATACATGATGTGGTGCGCACAAGTGCTTGGGTGTTGCTGGCGGCGTCTGCACTGGCTTTGGGTTGGTATATGTGGTTTGCGCAATAG